The following coding sequences lie in one Arachis stenosperma cultivar V10309 chromosome 5, arast.V10309.gnm1.PFL2, whole genome shotgun sequence genomic window:
- the LOC130982968 gene encoding uncharacterized protein LOC130982968 produces MVVVIEQQENEDRNANPSNAAGNDASDGFETASDTDLGSETGGDDVGASSHDQQLEQQQHQQQPPKPEHSEPEPEQSVSPSNSFSRDPLINEELEKKALVQANEAKAEGNKLFVDGKYEEALSQYELALQVAPDMPSSVEILSICHANRAVCFQKLGKYDNTVKECTKALDLNPVYIKALVRRGEAHEKLEHFEEAIADMKKILEIDPSNDQARKAIRRLEPLAAEKREMMKEEMIAKLKDMGNSVLGRFGMSVDNFKAVKDPNTGSYSISFQR; encoded by the exons ATGGTGGTGGTGATAGAGCAGCAAGAGAATGAGGATCGAAACGCAAATCCCTCCAATGCTGCTGGTAACGACGCTTCCGACGGTTTTGAAACGGCCAGCGATACCGACCTGGGCAGCGAAACCGGAGGCGATGACGTCGGTGCTAGCAGCCATGATCAACAGCTCGAACAACAGCAACATCAACAACAGCCGCCGAAGCCAGAGCATTCGGAGCCGGAACCTGAACAGAGTGTTTCTCCAAGTAATAGTTTCTCTAGGGATCCCTTGATCAACGAGGAATTGGAGAAG AAAGCATTGGTTCAAGCAAATGAGGCAAAGGCAGAAGGGAATAAGCTTTTTGTGGATGGGAAGTATGAGGAAGCATTATCCCAGTATGAACTTGCTCTACAAGTTGCACCTGACATGCCTTCATCTGTTGAAATACTCTCAATATGTCATGCAAACCGTGCTGTGTGCTTTCAGAAACTG GGAAAATATGACAACACAGTTAAAGAATGCACAAAAGCATTAGATCTGAATCCAGTGTATATTAAAGCTTTAGTAAGAAGAGGAGAAGCTCATGAAAAGCTTGAACATTTTGAAGAAGCCATTGCTG atatgaaaaagattttagaaattgATCCCTCAAATGATCAAGCTAGGAAGGCCATCAGGCGACTTGAGCCGCTTGCTGCAGAAAAGCGGGAAATGATGAAGGAAGAGATGATTG CAAAACTAAAAGACATGGGAAATTCTGTCTTGGGCCGGTTTGGGATGAGTGTCGATAACTTCAAAGCAGTTAAAGATCCAAACACTGGTTCCTATTCTATCTCATTCCAGCGTTAA
- the LOC130980610 gene encoding uncharacterized protein LOC130980610: MSLSDLKNSILEKLGVLGCKWVKKLFYKIPMAVVSTGVQYETFAVKSDEDIRVLFYCVRSFPEIRIHELFAKLEVGVDSSGASAPVPCVASAGGASSSMPAVRPHLPPVQSPSFAADLEQTEVVGSVPLDHAAVMEPPNVVGTGGGLVPYLEDFGGPDQVENAMRDDESDQEPVDIDGDSDENTGGDPHAQHRPSSSASHQYPPHFSTLNLEALGQQEDSGNRVGRSSTEFEIGQSFQSKDEAVLSVKDYSIRRGVEYRVIESDHLKYHGKCKEFGKGCTWLIRVALLARKGTWEVRRYNGPHTCLATSISSDHRQLDYNVICARILPMVRADAAVTVKVLQQATEADYGFRPSYRKVWLAKQKAVAQIYGDWKESYAELPRWMLGIQATMPGTITVLKTSPVQIGGAVDESTVYFHRLFWTFPPCIEAFRHCKPLVSIDGTHLYGKYGGTLLLAIAQDENSNILSIAFALVEGENAESWSFFLSNLREHVTPQEGILVISDRHNGIKAALEAPETGWLPPRAFRAYCIRHVAANFALTFKGKDSRRLLVNAAYAKTEGEFYYWFDIMRTENPAMCDWANRMEYDKWTQHEDAGRRFGHMTTNISECVNSVLKGTRNLPVTSLVKSTYGRLAQLFVVRGQTAEAQLGSGHEFCQALVKAIDRNLRDSRCFTVTLYDRHQSEYTVAETTPTGTFSLGSYRVSLKDHQCDCGHFQALHYPCCHAIACCAYSRLNWASYVHEVYRLTEVFNVYKQGFLPPIPEGLWPPYGGPTIIPDPNLRRAKEGRPKATRIRGSMDQSQENQPKRCGLCRQLGHTRRNCHQRSQSGGGDA, translated from the coding sequence ATGAGTTTGTCGGACTTGAAGAATAGCATCTTGGAGAAGCTTGGCGTGTTGGGTTGCAAGTGGGTGAAGAAActattctacaagattcccATGGCGGTTGTCTCAACCGGTGTTCAGTATGAAACCTTTGCGGTTAAGTCTGATGAAGATATTAGGGTTCTGTTCTACTGTGTAAGGAGCTTTCCGGAGATCAGAATCCATGAGTTGTTCGCGAAGTTGGAGGTTGGTGTCGATAGTTCTGGGGCATCTGCTCCAGTTCCTTGCGTAGCTTCCGCGGGTGGTGCATCTAGTTCGATGCCTGCGGTCAGACCGCATCTTCCGCCGGTTCAATCACCTTCTTTTGCGGCTGACTTAGAACAAACGGAGGTTGTTGGTTCTGTCCCTTTGGACCATGCAGCAGTCATGGAGCCTCCCAACGTTGTGGGCACCGGTGGTGGCCTCGTGCCTTATCTTGAAGACTTTGGTGGACCTGATCAAGTAGAGAATGCAATGCGTGACGATGAGTCTGACCAGGAGCCTGTTGATATCGATGGTGACAGCGACGAAAACACAGGCGGCGATCCACATGCGCAGCATCGGCCTTCAAGTTCTGCTTCTCATCAATACCCTCCACACTTCTCCACACTAAACTTGGAAGCTCTTGGTCAACAGGAAGACAGTGGTAACAGAGTGGGTAGATCTTCTACAGAATTTGAGATTGGGCAATCGTTCCAGAGTAAAGATGAAGCTGTGCTCAGTGTGAAGGACTATAGCATCCGGCGAGGTGTTGAGTACAGAGTCATCGAATCGGATCATTTGAAGTATCATGGAAAATGCAAGGAATTCGGCAAGGGTTGCACTTGGTTGATTCGTGTAGCGCTTCTTGCACGAAAGGGAACTTGGGAGGTTAGGAGGTACAACGGGCCACACACGTGCCTCGCAACTTCTATTTCAAGTGATCACCGTCAGCTGGATTATAACGTTATATGTGCGAGGATTCTTCCTATGGTTAGGGCGGATGCTGCGGTTACGGTAAAGGTACTTCAACAAGCGACAGAAGCTGATTACGGTTTCAGGCCTAGTTACAGGAAGGTCTGGTTGGCTAAGCAGAAGGCAGTGGCACAAATATATGGAGATTGGAAAGAGTCTTACGCGGAGTTGCCCCGTTGGATGCTAGGGATCCAGGCAACAATGCCGGGAACAATCACGGTGCTGAAGACGTCTCCGGTTCAGATTGGTGGTGCGGTTGATGAGTCGACGGTGTACTTTCACCGACTTTTCTGGACATTTCCACCCTGTATCGAGGCATTTCGGCATTGCAAGCCACTCGTCAGTATTGATGGTACCCACTTGTATGGGAAGTATGGAGGGACGCTCCTGTTGGCGATAGCTCAGGACGAAAACTCGAACATCCTGTCGATAGCATTCGCCCTTGTAGAGGGGGAAAATGCAGAGTCGTGGTCATTCTTCTTGTCCAACCTCCGAGAGCATGTGACTCCTCAGGAGGGTATCCTAGTTATCTCAGACAGGCATAATGGGATCAAGGCGGCCCTTGAGGCACCTGAGACTGGATGGCTGCCTCCTCGTGCTTTCCGGGCCTACTGTATAAGGCATGTGGCAGCGAATTTCGCCCTAACGTTCAAAGGTAAGGACTCAAGGAGGTTACTGGTCAATGCTGCCTACGCCAAGACTGAGGGTGAGTTTTACTACTGGTTCGACATCATGCGGACTGAGAATCCAGCAATGTGTGACTGGGCCAACCGTATGGAGTATGACAAATGGACCCAACATGAGGATGCTGGTCGACGGTTCGGGCACATGACCACAAACATCAGTGAATGTGTGAACTCCGTGCTAAAGGGTACTCGCAACCTCCCGGTCACATCGTTGGTTAAGTCAACCTACGGGAGGCTTGCTCAGCTATTTGTGGTCCGGGGACAGACAGCAGAGGCACAACTCGGATCCGGCCATGAATTCTGTCAGGCATTGGTCAAGGCTATTGATCGGAACCTTAGAGACTCCAGGTGCTTTACTGTGACATTATACGACAGGCATCAGTCCGAGTACACCGTGGCTGAGACAACACCAACGGGGACGTTCTCTCTTGGTAGCTATAGAGTTTCCCTTAAAGATCACCAATGCGACTGTGGGCACTTCCAGGCGCTGCATTATCCATGTTGCCACGCCATTGCCTGTTGCGCCTACTCCCGGCTAAACTGGGCGTCATATGTTCACGAAGTGTATCGTCTGACTGAGGTGTTCAACGTTTACAAGCAGGGGTTTCTCCCACCTATTCCTGAAGGCCTGTGGCCTCCATATGGTGGCCCAACCATTATTCCTGACCCTAATCTGCGGCGTGCAAAGGAAGGTCGTCCAAAGGCAACCAGGATCCGTGGAAGCATGGATCAGTCTCAAGAGAATCAGCCGAAGCGTTGTGGGTTATGCCGTCAGCTTGGGCATACGCGAAGGAACTGTCACCAGCGATCACAAAGTGGTGGAGGGGATGCGTAG